A genomic window from Vitis riparia cultivar Riparia Gloire de Montpellier isolate 1030 chromosome 18, EGFV_Vit.rip_1.0, whole genome shotgun sequence includes:
- the LOC117905621 gene encoding secreted RxLR effector protein 161-like, producing MVPSVQLMPDDGDPFYNPERYLRVVGKLNYLTMTRPDIAYAVSVVSQFTSAPTIKHWAALEHILCYLKKAPSLGILYISQGHTRIECFSDVDWVGSKFDRRSTTVYCVFFGGNLVAWKSKKQSVVSRSSAESEYRAMAQAT from the coding sequence ATGGTTCCTAGTGTACAGCTTATGCCAGATGATGGAGATCCCTTCTACAACCCTGAGAGGTATCTGAGGGTAGTTGGGAAGCTGAATTATCTCACCATGACGCGACCAGATATTGCATATgcagtaagtgttgttagtcagtTCACATCTGCGCCTACAATAAAGCATTGGGCAGCTTTAGAGCATATTTTGTGTTATCTAAAGAAGGCTCCCAGTCTAGGCATACTATACATTAGTCAGGGACACACTCGCATTGAGTGTTTTTCTGATGTGGATTGGgtaggttctaagtttgatagaAGATCCACTACAGTTTATTGTGTGTTCTTTGGTGGGAATCTAGTggcttggaaaagtaagaagcagagtgtTGTATCCCGTTCGAGTGCAGAATCTGAGTATAGGGCCATGGCACAGGCTACTTAA
- the LOC117905622 gene encoding disease resistance protein RUN1-like, whose translation MGEDTRHKFADHLYRALNQKGVRTFRDNEELGRGEEIAPELLKAIEESRICLIVLSENYARSKWYLDELAKIMDCRQKMGKLVFPIFYHVEPFRVRGQTGSYEEAFEMHEKNADQELLEKLNTIRLSSCQRLIEIPDISVSAPNLEKLTLDGCSNLVKVHPSIGKLRKLILLNLKNCKKLSSFPSIIDMEALEILNLSGCSELKKFPDIQGNMEHLLELYLASTAIEELPSSIEHLTGLVLLDLKRCKNLKSLPTSVCKLEYLEYLFSLVVRGLVLLNLRNFKNLASLPKGMCTLTSLETLIVSGCSQLNNLPKNLGSLQHLAQLHADGTAITQPSDSIKLDLSRNDFLSIPAGISELTSLKDLRLGQYQSLTEIPKLPPSVRDIHPHNCTALLPGSSSVSTLEGLQVLFYNCSKSVEDQSCGDKRNEMQRFPHNYVSSTASVSSLTTSPVLMQKLFENIAFSIVFPGSGIPEWIWHQSVGSSIKIELPTDWYNDDFLGFALCSVLEQLPERIICHFNSDVFYYGDLKDFGHDFHWKGNHVGAEHVWLGYQPCSQLRLFQFNDPNDWNPIEISFEAAHRFNSSASNVVKKCGVCLIYAEDLEGIHPGNRKQLKSRGCNVVERSSDRAGFNRSGMDSSYSGSNDRPTNHPTLKRKRPLE comes from the exons ATGGGTGAAGATACCCGCCATAAATTTGCAGATCATCTCTACAGAGCTTTGAATCAGAAAGGAGTTCGTACCTTTAGGGATAATGAAGAGCTAGGAAGAGGAGAAGAGATTGCACCAGAACTTTTAAAAGCTATTGAAGAGTCCAGGATTTGCCTCATAGTTCTGTCGGAAAACTATGCCCGTTCTAAGTGGTATTTGGATGAACTGGCAAAGATCATGGACTGCAGGcagaaaatgggaaaattagtttttccGATTTTCTACCATGTGGAACCATTCCGTGTGCGAGGACAGACTGGGAGTTACGAAGAAGCATttgaaatgcatgaaaaaaatgCAGACCAGGAG CTTCTTGAAAAGTTAAATACTATCCGATTGAGTTCCTGTCAACGCCTCATTGAAATTCCAGACATCTCAGTTAGTGCGCCCAATCTGGAGAAACTAACTCTTGATGGTTGTTCAAATTTGGTTAAGGTTCACCCATCTATTGGAAAGCTGAGAAAgcttattttgttgaatttgaaaAACTGCAAAAAGCTTAGCAGTTTTCCAAGCATCATCGACATGGAAGCGCTTGAAATTCTTAATTTGTCTGGCTGCTCAGAGCTCAAGAAGTTTCCAGATATTCAAGGTAACATGGAACATTTATTGGAGCTTTATTTGGCTTCAACAGCTATTGAGGAACTTCCCTCCTCAATTGAGCATCTCACTGGACTTGTTTTATTGGATCTGAAAAGGTGCAAAAATCTTAAGAGTCTTCCCACAAGTGTCTGTAAGTTGGAATACCTTGAATATCTCTTCTCTCTGGTTGTTCGAGGCCTTGTTTTATTGAATCTGAGGAATTTCAAGAATCTCGCGAGTCTTCCAAAAGGCATGTGTACATTGACATCTCTTGAAACACTCATTGTCTCTGGTTGTTCACAATTAAACAATTTGCCAAAGAACCTTGGGAGCCTGCAACATCTAGCGCAGCTGCATGCAGATGGAACTGCTATAACACAACCATCTGATTCAATT AAATTAGATCTAAGCAGAAACGATTTTCTAAGCATACCTGCTGGCATCAGTGAACTTACAAGCCTAAAAGACCTCCGACTGGGGCAGTACCAGAGTCTCACAGAAATTCCAAAGCTTCCACCAAGTGTCCGAGACATACATCCACACAATTGCACAGCACTTTTACCAGGCTCGTCAAGTGTAAGCACATTGGAAGGGCTACAGGTCCTATTCTATAATTGCTCCAAATCAGTTGAGGACCAATCCTGTGGTGATAAGAGGAATGAAATGCAAAGATTTCCACATAATTATGTGTCTTCCACTGCTTCTGTTTCCTCTCTAACTACTTCACCAGTTTTGATGCAAAAGTTGTTTGAAAATATTGCATTTAGTATTGTTTTTCCTGGCAGTGGAATCCCTGAGTGGATCTGGCATCAGAGTGTGGGATCTTCTATTAAAATAGAGCTACCTACAGATTGGTATAATGATGACTTCTTGGGATTTGCTCTCTGCTCTGTTCTTGAACAACTTCCTGAAAGAATTATATGCCATTTCAATTCTGATGTTTTTTATTATGGAGACTTGAAAGACTTCGGTCATGATTTCCATTGGAAAGGCAACCATGTTGGGGCAGAACACGTCTGGCTGGGTTATCAACCATGTTCCCAGTTGAGGTTGTTTCAATTCAATGACCCCAATGACTGGAATCCCATTGAGATTTCTTTTGAAGCAGCCCACAGATTCAACTCAAGTGCATCCAATGTGGTGAAGAAGTGTGGGGTATGTCTTATTTATGCAGAAGACCTTGAAGGAATCCATCCAggaaatagaaaacaacttaaaaGTAGGGGTTGTAATGTAGTCGAGAGAAGCAGTGACAGAGCAGGATTCAATCGAAGTGGAATGGACTCCAGTTATAGTGGCAGCAATGACAGACCCACCAACCATCCCACGCTCAAGCGCAAGCGTCCTCTAGAATGA